In one window of Drosophila innubila isolate TH190305 chromosome 2L unlocalized genomic scaffold, UK_Dinn_1.0 4_B_2L, whole genome shotgun sequence DNA:
- the LOC117780524 gene encoding uncharacterized protein LOC117780524 isoform X2 produces MDKHSSLEDAAIDNETTSNITTTTTTTTNTNTIGNALRRQPTKYPHGLNITVQTVDEANEDYSRASTLRSNSSNESCWTDTQKYRIGMLGSPETLAELQVRRYKYPLTANYYLNRAAPSTGQMQEKPTPMMMLGYARRACRWKYLRWPIIFVASVLLFFGLITYCLWLHDVSVARARFLQRRYEATVSSTTTDWEGLSEEYTTESMMTTTTENVNIMQESTRLKAVDMNREHTTVMTETEAETPEGGDDDYDDILLPADSIRFTSGHQNSFGVPLEQDKRMLQLLKDLLPKPQSTPPANVHLLTRVSPTLPPPSGVSGRPTEAMTTTPSSSIVSGCISTALPMCRGVLDYDLTYNNGNGAPRDAAALEAYGELINANCSARAVEFICAALEPECRPSHIGQLPPCRRICKAILEACSIAIANSDQLSELFDCSQYPDAHETHKCEDPTRRRDYCYGNEFQCHDGSCIPQTWQCDNIKDCVGGEDEDEQCLVCEHEEFRCRSNEKCIAENLRCDLNYDCFDASDEEDCDNFGSGDTEPFDEAELNAFPRIFSYASFLSPNETNEKLYTYITATTDEEAGTETKFQLHQVAAPSPASLPLATLNASSEEPAAGGPKGFVSYMRSFCLS; encoded by the exons ATGGACAAACACAGTTCGCTTGAAGATGCCGCCATCGATAATGAGACAACatcaaatataacaacaacaacaacaacaaccacaaatacaaatactataGGTAACGCCTTGCGACGTCAGCCCACTAAATATCCACATGGCCTAAACATAACCGTCCAAACAGTCGACGAGGCCAACGAGGATTATTCCCGTGCCTCGACCTtgaggagcaacagcagcaacgaaTCCTGCTGGACTGACACACAAAAGTATCGCATTGGAATGCTCGGCAGTCCTGAAACTCTCGCTGAACTTCAG GTGCGACGCTACAAATATCCGCTCACGGCTAATTATTATCTAAACCGAGCTGCTCCATCGACTGGACAAATGCAGGAGAAGCCGACGCCAATGATGATGTTGGGCTATGCCAGACGTGCCTGTCGCTGGAAGTATCTACGTTGGCCCATCATCTTTGTGGCCAGTGTGCTCCTCTTTTTCGGCCTGATCACCTACTGCCTTTGGTTGCACGATGTCAGCGTTGCCAGAGCGCGTTTCCTGCAACGACGCTACGAGGCAACTGTGTCCAGTACAACCACCGACTGGGAGGGATTGAGTGAAGAGTATACCACAGAGTCCATGATGACAACGACCACGGAGAACGTCAACATTATGCAAGAGTCAACGAGACTCAAAGCCGTCGATATGAACAGGGAACACACCACAGTGATGACCGAGACGGAGGCAGAGACTCCCGAAGGAGGAGACGATGACTATGATGATATATTGCTACCTGCCGACAGCATTCGCTTCACCTCGGGACATCAAAACAGCTTCGGAGTACCCCTCGAACAGGATAAACGAATGCTGCAGCTCCTTAAGGAT CTCCTGCCCAAACCACAGTCCACGCCACCGGCTAATGTGCATCTGTTGACCCGTGTCTCGCCAACGTTGCCACCGCCCTCGGGGGTCAGTGGCAGACCAACGGAGGCGATGACAACGACACCATCGAGCAGCATTGTCAGCGGTTGCATCTCCACAGCGTTGCCCATGTGTCGTGGAGTTCTCGACTACGATCTGACCTACAACAATGGAAATGGAGCACCGCGGGATGCCGCTGCACTGGAAGCCTATGGGGAACTCATCAATGCCAACTGCTCGGCACGTGCTGTGGAATTCATTTGCGCTGCCCTCGAACCCGAGTGTCGACCCTCGCATATTGGACAGCTGCCGCCATGTAGGCGCATCTGCAAAG CCATTCTCGAGGCCTGTTCCATTGCGATTGCCAACTCGGATCAGTTGAGCGAACTCTTCGATTGCAGCCAATATCCGGATGCACACGAGACGCACAAGTGCGAGGATCCCACAAGGAGGCGTGACTATTGCTACGGAAATGAGTTTCAGTGTCACGACGGCAGTTGTATTCCTCAGACCTGGCAGTGTGATAATATCAAGGATTGTGTGGGCggtgaggatgaggatgaacAGTGTCTGGTGTGTGAGCACGAGGAGTTTCGTTGTCGCTCCAATGAGAAATGCATTGCGGAGAATCTGCGCTGTGATCTCAACTACGATTGCTTCGATGCCAGCGATGAGGAGGATTGTGACAATTTCGGATCGGGGGATACGGAACCTTTTGATGAGGCTGAATTGAACGCTTTTCCGCGCATCTTTTCCTACGCCAGTTTCCTTTCTCCCAATGAGACGAATGAGAAGCTTTACACTTATATTACAGCTACGACGGATGAAGAGGCTGGCACCGAAACCAAGTTTCAACTGCATCAGGTGGCAGCACCTTCACCTGCCTCTCTTCCCCTTGCCACCTTGAATGCTAGCTCTGAGGAACCAGCAGCTGGTGGACCCAAGGGTTTTG tttcTTATATGCGCTCCTTTTGTCTTAGTTAA
- the LOC117781546 gene encoding ryncolin-4-like — MEHLGETLDGVLKGLDKPHCTDANSSGIYDIVISNFSDEPFKVACDAETQGGGWTIILRRMDGSENFYRNWTEYKNGFGDLGGEFFLGLEKIHALTNEREQELLVVVEDFKGIEAFERYDDFAIGNEDQKYKLHTLGKASGTAGDSLRRQEGQKFSTYDQDNDIHDESCAKKFTGAWWYQKCHNSHLAGKYNDNSFGIGVNWDAFRGPRYSLKKAMMMIRPKK; from the exons ATGGAGCATTTGGGAGAGACATTAGATGGAGTTCTTAAAGGATTGGATAAGCCCCATTGTACCGATGCCAATTCGAGTGGGATCTACGATATAGTCATCTCCAACTTTAGTGATGAACCTTTTAAAGTTGCCTGCGATGCGGAAACTCAAGGAGGAGGATGGACTATTATACTGAGACGGATGGATGGAAGTGAGAACTTTTATAGAAACTGGACTGAGTACAAAAATGGATTCGGAGATCTGGGTGGAGAGTTCTTTTTAGGATTAGAAAAAATACACGCACTTACTAATGAGAGGGAACAGGAgctacttgttgttgtcgaggaTTTCAAGGGAATTGAAGCATTTGAGAGATATGATGATTTTGCAATTGGCAACGaggatcaaaaatataaattacacacTCTAGGAAAAGCCAGTGGAACTGCAGGTGATTCCCTCAGAAGACAAGAGGGCCAAAAATTTTCCACATATGATCAGGACAATGATATTCATGATGAAAGCTGCGCCAAGAAGTTCACTGGTGCCTGGTGGTACCAAAAGTGTCACAACAG CCACTTGGCCGGCAAATATAATGACAATAGCTTTGGCATTGGCGTCAATTGGGATGCTTTTCGAGGTCCGAGGTACTCTTTGAAAAAGGCCATGATGATGATACGGCCAAAGAAATGA
- the LOC117780524 gene encoding uncharacterized protein LOC117780524 isoform X1: protein MDKHSSLEDAAIDNETTSNITTTTTTTTNTNTIGNALRRQPTKYPHGLNITVQTVDEANEDYSRASTLRSNSSNESCWTDTQKYRIGMLGSPETLAELQVRRYKYPLTANYYLNRAAPSTGQMQEKPTPMMMLGYARRACRWKYLRWPIIFVASVLLFFGLITYCLWLHDVSVARARFLQRRYEATVSSTTTDWEGLSEEYTTESMMTTTTENVNIMQESTRLKAVDMNREHTTVMTETEAETPEGGDDDYDDILLPADSIRFTSGHQNSFGVPLEQDKRMLQLLKDLLPKPQSTPPANVHLLTRVSPTLPPPSGVSGRPTEAMTTTPSSSIVSGCISTALPMCRGVLDYDLTYNNGNGAPRDAAALEAYGELINANCSARAVEFICAALEPECRPSHIGQLPPCRRICKAILEACSIAIANSDQLSELFDCSQYPDAHETHKCEDPTRRRDYCYGNEFQCHDGSCIPQTWQCDNIKDCVGGEDEDEQCLVCEHEEFRCRSNEKCIAENLRCDLNYDCFDASDEEDCDNFGSGDTEPFDEAELNAFPRIFSYASFLSPNETNEKLYTYITATTDEEAGTETKFQLHQVAAPSPASLPLATLNASSEEPAAGGPKGFVNFRDSKEIMMTSDSETKFKYSSQRANRTTSKFTLPTATVPTRSASAIPPSALAQQRERERITLMSTTGSPISTTTTSTSSTMIAPTRTPGRCLPHELRCVSGKCITVNQLCDKQVDCPDAADEIMCVYRERPSARVVTTTTTATTTTTTTPTTTTTTRRAMRTNPNRSRKPKS, encoded by the exons ATGGACAAACACAGTTCGCTTGAAGATGCCGCCATCGATAATGAGACAACatcaaatataacaacaacaacaacaacaaccacaaatacaaatactataGGTAACGCCTTGCGACGTCAGCCCACTAAATATCCACATGGCCTAAACATAACCGTCCAAACAGTCGACGAGGCCAACGAGGATTATTCCCGTGCCTCGACCTtgaggagcaacagcagcaacgaaTCCTGCTGGACTGACACACAAAAGTATCGCATTGGAATGCTCGGCAGTCCTGAAACTCTCGCTGAACTTCAG GTGCGACGCTACAAATATCCGCTCACGGCTAATTATTATCTAAACCGAGCTGCTCCATCGACTGGACAAATGCAGGAGAAGCCGACGCCAATGATGATGTTGGGCTATGCCAGACGTGCCTGTCGCTGGAAGTATCTACGTTGGCCCATCATCTTTGTGGCCAGTGTGCTCCTCTTTTTCGGCCTGATCACCTACTGCCTTTGGTTGCACGATGTCAGCGTTGCCAGAGCGCGTTTCCTGCAACGACGCTACGAGGCAACTGTGTCCAGTACAACCACCGACTGGGAGGGATTGAGTGAAGAGTATACCACAGAGTCCATGATGACAACGACCACGGAGAACGTCAACATTATGCAAGAGTCAACGAGACTCAAAGCCGTCGATATGAACAGGGAACACACCACAGTGATGACCGAGACGGAGGCAGAGACTCCCGAAGGAGGAGACGATGACTATGATGATATATTGCTACCTGCCGACAGCATTCGCTTCACCTCGGGACATCAAAACAGCTTCGGAGTACCCCTCGAACAGGATAAACGAATGCTGCAGCTCCTTAAGGAT CTCCTGCCCAAACCACAGTCCACGCCACCGGCTAATGTGCATCTGTTGACCCGTGTCTCGCCAACGTTGCCACCGCCCTCGGGGGTCAGTGGCAGACCAACGGAGGCGATGACAACGACACCATCGAGCAGCATTGTCAGCGGTTGCATCTCCACAGCGTTGCCCATGTGTCGTGGAGTTCTCGACTACGATCTGACCTACAACAATGGAAATGGAGCACCGCGGGATGCCGCTGCACTGGAAGCCTATGGGGAACTCATCAATGCCAACTGCTCGGCACGTGCTGTGGAATTCATTTGCGCTGCCCTCGAACCCGAGTGTCGACCCTCGCATATTGGACAGCTGCCGCCATGTAGGCGCATCTGCAAAG CCATTCTCGAGGCCTGTTCCATTGCGATTGCCAACTCGGATCAGTTGAGCGAACTCTTCGATTGCAGCCAATATCCGGATGCACACGAGACGCACAAGTGCGAGGATCCCACAAGGAGGCGTGACTATTGCTACGGAAATGAGTTTCAGTGTCACGACGGCAGTTGTATTCCTCAGACCTGGCAGTGTGATAATATCAAGGATTGTGTGGGCggtgaggatgaggatgaacAGTGTCTGGTGTGTGAGCACGAGGAGTTTCGTTGTCGCTCCAATGAGAAATGCATTGCGGAGAATCTGCGCTGTGATCTCAACTACGATTGCTTCGATGCCAGCGATGAGGAGGATTGTGACAATTTCGGATCGGGGGATACGGAACCTTTTGATGAGGCTGAATTGAACGCTTTTCCGCGCATCTTTTCCTACGCCAGTTTCCTTTCTCCCAATGAGACGAATGAGAAGCTTTACACTTATATTACAGCTACGACGGATGAAGAGGCTGGCACCGAAACCAAGTTTCAACTGCATCAGGTGGCAGCACCTTCACCTGCCTCTCTTCCCCTTGCCACCTTGAATGCTAGCTCTGAGGAACCAGCAGCTGGTGGACCCAAGGGTTTTG TTAACTTTCGGGACAGCAAGGAGATCATGATGACCAGTGATTCGGAGACCAAGTTTAAGTATTCCTCCCAAAGGGCCAATCGCACCACCAGTAAATTTACACTACCCACCGCCACCGTTCCCACCCGAAGTGCCAGTGCAATTCCCCCCTCCGCCCTAGCCCAGCAGCGGGAAAGGGAACGCATTACATTGATGAGCACCACTGGCAGTCCCatcagcaccaccaccacgaGCACTTCCAGCACAATGATTGCACCCACAAGGACACCAGGACGTTGTTTGCCCCACGAGTTGCGCTGTGTGAGTGGCAAGTGCATTACAGTTAACCAACTATGCGATAAG CAAGTGGATTGTCCCGATGCTGCCGATGAGATCATGTGTGTCTATAGGGAAAGACCAAGTGCGAGAGTtgtaaccacaacaacaacagcaacaacaacaaccaccacaacaccaacaaccacaacaacaacgagacgTGCGATGCGAACAAATCCCAATCGAAGTCGAAAGCCCAAGTCCTAG